One window from the genome of Bacillus rossius redtenbacheri isolate Brsri chromosome 10, Brsri_v3, whole genome shotgun sequence encodes:
- the LOC134535643 gene encoding uncharacterized protein LOC134535643 produces MLSSPASLETRTLCMFLTLLAGVSGASLGMIDRSGPRAHDRAVVHASPSAAAGPEYVRLPAGPSRGHRTWLVPGGGSRVWQHDFGPGSPAGEVLQQLQPARAVDTRPSSSSPPAQAEDSPLVVSSGSWTNTASLGDSAPAAPSGVPDASADPGGARGAGKASFYVDPGDSSSGNAGNSSGSTTTTTTTTTTASSSDGSSDDDDDDDGE; encoded by the coding sequence ACACGCACGCTGTGCATGTTCCTGACGCTGCTCGCCGGAGTGTCGGGCGCCAGCCTGGGGATGATCGACCGGTCCGGACCCAGGGCGCACGATCGCGCCGTGGTCCACGCCTCTCCCTCGGCCGCCGCTGGTCCCGAGTACGTCAGACTGCCGGCGGGACCCTCGCGCGGGCACAGGACGTGGCTGGTGCCCGGCGGGGGGTCGAGGGTCTGGCAGCACGACTTCGGCCCGGGGTCCCCGGCCGGCGAGGTCCTCCAGCAGCTACAGCCCGCCCGCGCCGTCGACACccgcccctcctcctcctccccgccGGCGCAGGCCGAGGACTCCCCGCTGGTGGTGTCCTCCGGCAGCTGGACCAACACGGCCAGCCTCGGCGACTCTGCCCCGGCGGCGCCTTCCGGAGTTCCCGACGCGTCCGCGGACCCCGGAGGAGCGCGAGGTGCGGGGAAGGCGTCGTTCTACGTCGACCCGGGCGACTCGAGTTCGGGAAACGCGGGAAACTCCTCCggttccaccaccaccaccaccaccaccaccaccaccgccagcTCCAGCGACGGCTCcagcgacgacgacgacgacgacgacggcgaATAA